The genome window AAGTGTGTAGTTCCACCAACTGCAAGCTAATCCAAGGAGTGTACCTTGATGCGGACCATTTCCTCCGGGATGTTCATCATGGCGTTGGTCAGCCAGCTCTCCAGGCTCTTGGCAAAGTTGCGGATGGCTTGAGTTAAGGCACCtgggggaggcgaggggagaGGGGATCAAAGACTTCAGAGTACGGTTTCATTTTCCTCAGCCCACGAGAATGTTCCGGGACAAAGGATCAGAATTCTTGGCCGGCACACGCTTAGTGTACGGCCATGTTTCTGTGCAGCAGGAACAAACCTGTTTTTAAGTAATTATATTAAAAAGCTTCCAGTGTTACATATCAATGTGATCTTTGTTCTCATTAGTAAATCCTACCATTTGGCTCGGAGTAAAATAATGTCTCTTTTAGCATTTACTGTAGATACGGATACTAGTGCtgtaattaaaaaatgaaagtaTTTTTCTTATCGGTGTGGGCACCTTTCAGGTGTAAGTATTTCACGGTGTGCATATTACTGTTCGGCACCATACTATTTATATGTTGTGCATCATCACGCTGGTTGTAAGGCCTTACTGGGGATGGGCCTGAGGACATCAGGGATGAGGATCTCCACCAGAGCCTGGTACAGGCTGTTGTCACAGTCCCGGCTCCATCGCAGCACCGGATCGTACTTGCACAGCAGCACCAGACACGACTTCGGGAGCCGCTTCTCCGACTCGTCGTGGCTGCGAACGCACAGAGACGCACGCCAGTTTGTAATTACCTGCATTCCAGTGTCAAATGGTTGTGCTTCTGCGCGAGGAGAATCCTCTCACTTTGGTTTGGGACTGAATTTTGAATAAGTTTTGCCCACTCACACAGCCAGCGTGGCGTCTCCAGCCTGATTCTGGCTGAACCTCCAGAAGGTCTTCCACAGAGTCTCCACCAGGGTAAACTGCAGGTTGACCATCACATCTAGTATCGCCTGAAGGAACACACACGTCGTATAAACAGCACATTCGTATTACCACGCGATCAATCAGACGGACACAAAGTGTGGGAAAAGAAGGACATGAtctattcatgttttatttttctccttctcaCAGCTTTTAGTTCTCCAACACAATTGCTCATGCGGGGTTCTTTCAGCTAACGGATTTCCTTTTATTCACTCACCTCACAGTGCTCCCTGTACAGCAGCTGGAAGCTCTTTATGTGCTCCAGCTCGATTCCCTCTGGCGGAGACTTCCCTTGGAGGTCGATGTCTGGGAAGTCTGGGAGAGCTCGGGATGCATCTGGAACACAAGAACACTGGCTACTCAACGGGGAGCCATAATATTACTGTGACTAACTGCAATCGTATTACACTGAAAGTTGTATGTACATCAACAATTTATCCAATATCACCGTCAGACTCATAAATCCTTTAGACAAACCATCACTTCCACACCTGTAGGTACAGTCAGGTCCATAAATATTTGGACattgacacatttttcattattttggctCTGTACACCACAACGATggagttgaaatgaaaacagatgtGCTTTAAATGCAGACTTTCGGCTTTAATTTGAGGGTATTTACATCCAATTCAGGTGAACGGTGTAGGAATTACAACAATTTCCAATGTGACCACCCTCTTTTTAAGGGAGCAAAAGTAATTGGACAATTGGCTGCTCAGCTGTTCCaaggtcaggtgtgtgtgtgtgtgtgtgtgtgtgtgtatttccctCGTCATTTCATTTACACAGAGTAGATAAAAAGGTCTAGAGTTCATTTCAGGTGTGGTATTTGTGGAATCTGTCCAAAGAGCTGTCGCTATCAGTGAAGCAAGCTGAAAAAtcgagaaaaaagaaaaaacactcagaaaaaacacactggtGAGCTCAGCAACACCAAAAGAACCGGAAGACAACTGCAGTGGATGACATTTGGCCAGATGGCCAGATGAAGAACAGTCTCCAGGAGGTACGTGTATCTGTGTCAAAGTCGATAATCAAGAGAAGACCAAAGAGTAAATGCAGAGAGTTCACCAGCCTCAAAAACAGGAAGACCAAATTAGAGTTTGCCAAAAAGCATCTAAATGAGCCTGTGCAGTTCTGAAAGAACTTCCTACGGACAGATGAGACAAAGATAAACTGATGGGAAGAGAAGAGTATGGAGAAGGAAAGGAACTGCTCATGATCCAAAGCACACCACCTCATCAGTGAAGCGTGGTGGAGGTAGTTGTAGCAGGCCACAGCCTGcagacttgtttttttccatctggCTAAAATAAAGACGGCGGGGCAAGGAGAAGGTGAGAAGATTGGACACACCTGCAAGTGAAAGAAACTGACACAGGCTGCATGCCATAGGAGTGAGAAGAGAGGAACCAACCAAACAGGAGATCGCTGGTTGCTGACCTTGTGGAGTTCTACGAGAGGAGTACTAAAAGACCTGCTCGACACTGCAAGCGGAAGAATTGGCCGGAGAGATCTTTTGGACCGCCCTGGACTACGGCTCGCCGGGTCGATCAGGGAAGCTAGTTCCCCACAGAAACACCTCTCCGGATTCCCCAACTCACTCTGACCACCCCACACGGCAACCCTCCACTCAACCCAACACTCACCGTCCTCTACGATAACACAACATTTGACATTATCTGGACTCCGTAACAGACTTTGATCAAAGGACTTTCTACTTTATTATTGGTGTGCTTTAACATGTGTTTTTCTTAAACTGCTGTACCTTAAATGATATAACCCCCATCAAAAGTTATGTTTGAATACAGCTGTTTTCCCTGAGTAGATGGGCttcctgatttggtctttgatttactttacatttttgcaGCAGGGGTACCCAGCTGGTCGGGTACATTATTGTGCATTTTACAAACGatagtatttaaaaaaatgacagggAATAACGTGGGTTATTTGCCTGTCTGGCGCCCAACCTATCCTTCGTTTTAAACACGCACCCCTAGGTTACATAGTGTTATGGAGTGGGCCTTTATGGCTGCCAATGGAACTAGTGCCCTTGTATTTGATTGGGTGACTGCTGACAAAAGCAGCAGGATGAAGTTTTTCGGGCAATATTATCTGCTCATATTCAGCCAAATGCTTCAGAACTCATTGGACGGCGCCTCACAGTGCAGATGGACAATGACCCGAAGCATTCCGCAAAAGCAACCAAGGAGTATTTTAAGGCAAAGAAATGTTCTGCAATGGCCAAGTCAATGACCCGGCCTGAATCCAATTGCGCATGCATTTCACTtgctgaagacaaaactgagggGAAAATGCTCCAAAACCAGCAGAAACTGAAGACGCTGGCAGAGCATCACCAGGGACAAAACCCGGCGGCTGGTGATGTCTATGGAATCCAGACTTCAGGCTGTCATTGACTGCAAAGGATTTTCAACAAAGTATTAAAAGTGACAATTAGATTTCTTAAATTAATTTGTCCAATTACTTTTGGCCCCTTAAAAACGGTGTGGCCCTTTGTAATGTACAAAGGGCCACACCGTTTTTGGGTGAACGGTGAAGGAAGTACAACAAATGTTGTTGTACTTCCTTCACCGTTCACCCGATTCGGATGTAAATACCCTCAAATTAAAGCTGAAAGTCTGCACATCATGATTTTTTTCAACTCCATTGATGTGGTGTACAGagccaaaataaagaaaaatatccAAATATTGATTGACCTGACTTTATGTGTTCGCTCTACACACCAAGGAACTGCTGGTACTGCTGAACCTGGGTGCTGATGTCCACCTGCCCGGAGCCCTGctgctggttctgctgctgccctgctcctgctgctgtgcCATTGGTCAGCCCCTCTACTTTGTGCACTGGCTTCAACCTGCCAGGGGTGGGGGTAAAGCACATTTGATAGGGTAGATTAAACACTCCGATCTGCATGTAGGctttaaataataaagtgaaatgaaacagGAGGTCCGTCTCATCGGCCGTGAGGTGAGTTAATGGAGGTGATGGACGATGGATGTGTGCGCACCTCTGTTTCTGTGAGAAGGGCTGCTGCCTCATGGCCAGATGTTGCTGGTCTTCCATCAGGCGGAGAAGAGAAGAGCCGGCCTTGATCCTCAGGCCGTAGTAGTGGTATTTAGAATTACCCCTGTCGGGAACAGATTTGTAGGTTTTCCACATCACATTCCCGTCTCCCAGAGTAAATATATCGAGGAGAGATGTGAGAAGAGAGGGTTTACGTCGCTCCCCGTAGTCTCAGTACTGGTATTCAACTATACATGTTTTTAACTTCAGAGCATTTGATAAGCGAACACATCTcatttaaaaccttttaaaagtcAATCTTGCTCGCCCACTTTCACTTCCATTATGAAACttcctcacacccacacacacgcctatCTGTCTTCATCTGTACGCACATTTCTGCCTACACCACGCAAACCCTCTGCAATGCTCGAAGGATTCTAACCATTACAACAGGGTGTGTATTAAAaccactgagtgtgtgtgtgtgtgtgtactgtcatGTCTTCCGTTCCCGTACCGGGTGCCCAGGCGTCGCGTGCGTAGCCCCATGAACACGGAGCGAATGAGTTTCCCGAAAGACGCGGCATTGACGGGCTCCAGTTTCTGCTCCTGGCAGTGCAGCAGGTAGTGGCAGTAGAGCGTGGAGCGCGGCAGACTGACGCCTTCAGCTGTCTCGTAGTTGTCCAGCAACCACTGTACCTGACACGCAGGCAAAGACACAGAAAACAGCTGGTGCAGTCAGCAAAGCCAATAGATACACTCCGACCCGTGCACGCGCCAAACTAGGCACCAACACACTTTTCGGTTGTACAGCACATGCAATCACATAGCTTTACGTTCACACTGTGTCAATCTGTTTGGGGATGAAAACACAAGTGCGCCAAACTGAGCTCGGCCACCTGTAACATATGGGCTTCAATGGGATGAATTTGGCATGAGCAGTATGTTTTGGGGGCATTTCAGGCAAAAGGAATACTCATCTCATGCACTGTAATGATATGAGAATGATGaggttttgtttcctttcagcACAGCTAGAAAACTCTGCTGGCCACGACACATTTTGATGTGATACAATCCTCAAAAGCATTGTCATACTCAAAGGTATCGTATCGCCCACGGCCAAAActctccgctcctcctcctaACAACCTCCACATTTTAAATTGTGCTTTCCACGGGACAAAACGATGACACATCATCCGTATGTGCCACCAaagtggggagaggggggactgGGGGCCCCCTGGGGGATGAGAACAAAACTCGAAAAAGTTCCTGCGCTTGGCGCCTCTGCATACCTTCTTGTCTGCCGACGGCACGCTGCTCTCCTCGCCCTCCGTCATACTCACAGTGGCCGGGGAGGCGCGGGCGGTGTGCGAGTAGCTCTGACTGTTGCCCGCTGCCCCTCCGCCGCCGCTGCCCAGCATGTAACCCCCCTGGATCACATAGCTGCCCGCTGCGCCCCCGTTGGTGCCTGCCCCGTCCACCGACCCGTTGGGGGTGCCCCCCGCGGTCACCACCgtggccccgccccccgccgcACTTGTGGGCTGGGCCACAAACATGGAGACGCCCCCCGCTGCGCCAGCGGTGACGGAGACGGTGATGGGCGTGCCGGGGGTGGAGGCCTGTGAGCCTGAAGCTGGTTGACCTTCATAGTACTGGGCAGTTGTGGTCTGGGTGTACAGGGCGGCGTCGGTGTACGGGAAGGCGCTGGAACGGCTGGATCAAAGACACGGAAAGACGCGTGAGGGACAAAGTCAACCGTGAGATGGGGACAGGTTCTGCGTTGACACGCGTTAGCTACTGATGGGCACGGTCTCATTCTGACATGGTGCTGGTGGCGTAGTtgccctctcctccttccacgTACTGCACTTGGTTGGCATACACATGTTGCACTGGcgtgagctgctgctgcacctgaggaatgagcgcacacacacaaactctgtgAATCCTTTTTCCCCCTGAGTTAAAGCACTATTTCCAGCCTGACAATCTGCTCACATCTTGCATACACAGTTGCTTTTGAGGTTATAACTTTGAGCTGTGGACATATTCTCTGGCTGTATAGCCCTTGTGTCCCTGACCTACTTGGAAAGCAGAAGTTGCATCTTGCGACGGCGGCTGAGAGAGGCCTGCGCTTGTGACTGCATGGTGGGCTGCTCTATCCTGTGTCTCAGCAGGCGCAGGGGGCCAGTAGAGGCACTGGCAATACTGGAAGCGGTCCGAGAAGAGGCGGGTCGGCACGCAGCACTCTCTGGGGTAATGTGCCAATACGTGGGCCTGCCACTCTCGCTGTTCTACCTCAAGTTGATGCTGCAACTCTCCTAGATTCGCATCCCTGACTAACGCTGCCAGGTCATAGCAAGGGAGGAACTGGAAGCAGTTTCCACCACACATGTGATTAGTTGTCTAAAACGAAGCCACAGTGTGAAGAAGTTGGATGTTGCATGTGATCCCCTTTTGTTATTGTCAGACAGCCACATTTACCAgacagactgtgtgtgcgtgtgtgtgtttgactgacCTCCTGGCTGATATGAACAGGCTGTAGACTGGTGACACTCAGAGTGCCCGGCTCAGTCTTGGCTATCTGAGAGGTGGCCTGCACCACTGACCTCTGCGGAGATAAAGGTGATGTACAGTTTTGATTACGCCCACATTCATTTCATGGCGTGTTTGTGCGAGCGTGCATTTGTatacctgctgagcagcctgcacTTGCTGGACAACCTGCGTGGGAACTCCGGTTTGCACCACAGctggaggggggctggagtctgacAAGCTGTCACTTGAGTGAAGGGAGCCCTCTTAACAGTGGGAATGTAAATATAATCacaatattttaatttcatgaagTTGTTGCTATTTTTGACCTCTCATTTCACCACTCAAGTATTTATAACTTACTGCCCTTAACTACAGTGTTATTAGTTTTTTATAACGGCTGATCTCACTCTGTAAAATATACAgctgaaaaatgaaagacaCCATAATAACTATGGTTACTCTATAAACCAATGGAGTTCTTTAAAAGAACCTATCAAATATGGATGTTTTAAGTAGACAACTGCTTCGTCCCCGAGGGAATATCATGGtatgtgtcacggtttgggttcatgtcctgctttattttgtagtttcttgcctcttgtctccctgggtaacttcacttcctgccttgtcctgtcctcccCTGTGAATGTCTGCCGTGTCATGAttttttccacctgtgtccaatcacctgcacctccctagtgtatttaagccgtgtgtgtctcttgtcacatCATTGTTGAATGTCTGGAAGTCCATGTTGAAGTGTTCCCGGTTCTCGTCTGTGCTTTTGCCCCCCCGCATCCTGActtaaagtcttttttgtttcaaaactcaaaagcgtttgagtcctgccttccctgcATCCAGACAGCATGCAAAGCTCTGATCTTACCTGTGACTGTGACAACAATGTACTGAGGAGTGCTGTGAGCATTTCCGGTCTGTGTGGGAGAGCCCTGGATCTCTGCAGTCACATACTGTGTCTGCGGAGGCTGGGCTTGTGACGTGGACTGGACTTGAATAACATCCGCCGGCTTCGGGGACGCAACTGAAGTGGCCTGATCAGCGGGGGTAGTTTGGCCCGTGGGTGTGACGACAGTGGGAGTGTCCACGGCAGTGTGAATCTCAGCCAGATACTGAGGGGCAGCCGCGGGGCTGGAACCGGTATCGGGTTGCCCCGCTGCCACAGTAGCACCGGCCCCCTGGGGTTGGGCCGCCGGCTGGATTTCACCTACGTA of Gasterosteus aculeatus chromosome 11, fGasAcu3.hap1.1, whole genome shotgun sequence contains these proteins:
- the rfx1a gene encoding MHC class II regulatory factor RFX1a isoform X2, producing the protein MATSGYVGEIQPAAQPQGAGATVAAGQPDTGSSPAAAPQYLAEIHTAVDTPTVVTPTGQTTPADQATSVASPKPADVIQVQSTSQAQPPQTQYVTAEIQGSPTQTGNAHSTPQYIVVTVTEGSLHSSDSLSDSSPPPAVVQTGVPTQVVQQVQAAQQRSVVQATSQIAKTEPGTLSVTSLQPVHISQEVQQQLTPVQHVYANQVQYVEGGEGNYATSTIRSSAFPYTDAALYTQTTTAQYYEGQPASGSQASTPGTPITVSVTAGAAGGVSMFVAQPTSAAGGGATVVTAGGTPNGSVDGAGTNGGAAGSYVIQGGYMLGSGGGGAAGNSQSYSHTARASPATVSMTEGEESSVPSADKKWLLDNYETAEGVSLPRSTLYCHYLLHCQEQKLEPVNAASFGKLIRSVFMGLRTRRLGTRGNSKYHYYGLRIKAGSSLLRLMEDQQHLAMRQQPFSQKQRLKPVHKVEGLTNGTAAGAGQQQNQQQGSGQVDISTQVQQYQQFLDASRALPDFPDIDLQGKSPPEGIELEHIKSFQLLYREHCEAILDVMVNLQFTLVETLWKTFWRFSQNQAGDATLAVHDESEKRLPKSCLVLLCKYDPVLRWSRDCDNSLYQALVEILIPDVLRPIPSALTQAIRNFAKSLESWLTNAMMNIPEEMVRIKVTSANAFAQTLRRYTSLNHLAQAARAVLQNTAQINQMLSDLNRVDFANVQEQASWVCRCEDRVVQRLEQDFKLTLQQQNSLEQWAAWLDGVVSQVLKPYQQSPAFPKAAKLFLLKWSFYSSMVIRDLTLRSAASFGSFHLIRLLYDEYMYYLIEHRVAQAKGETPIAVMGEFASLGRGLHQLDPDKEEEEEEDDESDDEGQELSLPSDVGVLGDESLEPPAKLARMDQRVLFATGSADN
- the rfx1a gene encoding MHC class II regulatory factor RFX1a isoform X1, giving the protein MATSGYVGEIQPAAQPQGAGATVAAGQPDTGSSPAAAPQYLAEIHTAVDTPTVVTPTGQTTPADQATSVASPKPADVIQVQSTSQAQPPQTQYVTAEIQGSPTQTGNAHSTPQYIVVTVTEGSLHSSDSLSDSSPPPAVVQTGVPTQVVQQVQAAQQRSVVQATSQIAKTEPGTLSVTSLQPVHISQEVQQQLTPVQHVYANQVQYVEGGEGNYATSTIRSSAFPYTDAALYTQTTTAQYYEGQPASGSQASTPGTPITVSVTAGAAGGVSMFVAQPTSAAGGGATVVTAGGTPNGSVDGAGTNGGAAGSYVIQGGYMLGSGGGGAAGNSQSYSHTARASPATVSMTEGEESSVPSADKKVQWLLDNYETAEGVSLPRSTLYCHYLLHCQEQKLEPVNAASFGKLIRSVFMGLRTRRLGTRGNSKYHYYGLRIKAGSSLLRLMEDQQHLAMRQQPFSQKQRLKPVHKVEGLTNGTAAGAGQQQNQQQGSGQVDISTQVQQYQQFLDASRALPDFPDIDLQGKSPPEGIELEHIKSFQLLYREHCEAILDVMVNLQFTLVETLWKTFWRFSQNQAGDATLAVHDESEKRLPKSCLVLLCKYDPVLRWSRDCDNSLYQALVEILIPDVLRPIPSALTQAIRNFAKSLESWLTNAMMNIPEEMVRIKVTSANAFAQTLRRYTSLNHLAQAARAVLQNTAQINQMLSDLNRVDFANVQEQASWVCRCEDRVVQRLEQDFKLTLQQQNSLEQWAAWLDGVVSQVLKPYQQSPAFPKAAKLFLLKWSFYSSMVIRDLTLRSAASFGSFHLIRLLYDEYMYYLIEHRVAQAKGETPIAVMGEFASLGRGLHQLDPDKEEEEEEDDESDDEGQELSLPSDVGVLGDESLEPPAKLARMDQRVLFATGSADN